The genomic interval GCGCGCAGATCGTGGCCGTAGGCGCCGACCGGGACGGAAGCGCGGGTCTGGAGCGTGCCGAACGCGCCGGGCTGCCGACCTTCGTCTGCCGCGTCAGGGACTACCCCACCCGCGAGGAGTGGGACCTGGCGCTGGCCGAGGCCACAGCGGCGTACGAGCCCGATCTGGTCGTCTCCGCGGGCTTCATGAAAATCGTGGGGAAGGAATTCCTCGCGCGCTTCGGCGGGCGGTTCGTGAACACCCACCCCGCCCTGCTGCCCAGCTTTCCCGGAGCCCACGGCGTACGCGACGCTCTCGCGTACGGCGCGAAGGTCACCGGGTGCACCGTCCACTTCGTCGACGACGGTGTCGACACCGGCCCGATCATCGCGCAGGGCGTGGTCGAGGTGCGGGACGAGGACGACGAAGCCGCTCTTCACGAGCGCATCAAGGAAGTCGAGCGACGGCTGCTCGTCGATGTCGTGGGGCGCATGGCCCGTAACGGCTTTCACATTGAGGGACGAAAGGTAGTTGTCAAGTGACCGCCGAAGGTACGAAGCGGCCCATCCGCCGCGCGTTGGTCAGCGTCTACGACAAGACGGGTCTTGAGGAGCTGGCCCGAGGTCTGCACGAGGCCGGGGTGACCCTGGTCTCCACCGGCTCCACGGCCGGGAAGATCGCCGCGGCCGGTGTGCCCGTCACCAAGGTCGAGGAGCTCACCGGCTTCCCCGAGTGCCTGGACGGCCGCGTCAAGACGCTGCACCCGCGCGTGCACGCCGGCATCCTCGCCGACCTGCGGCTCGACGCGCACCGCGCGCAGCTGGACGAGCTCGGCGTCGAGCCCTTCGACCTCG from Streptomyces spiramyceticus carries:
- the purN gene encoding phosphoribosylglycinamide formyltransferase encodes the protein MASPPSPPFPPSARTPARLVVLVSGSGTNLQALLDAIGDDPAAYGAQIVAVGADRDGSAGLERAERAGLPTFVCRVRDYPTREEWDLALAEATAAYEPDLVVSAGFMKIVGKEFLARFGGRFVNTHPALLPSFPGAHGVRDALAYGAKVTGCTVHFVDDGVDTGPIIAQGVVEVRDEDDEAALHERIKEVERRLLVDVVGRMARNGFHIEGRKVVVK